In the genome of Pseudanabaena sp. BC1403, the window TTTTAGAAGCAGAGGGGCAGAAACAATCCCGCATTTTACGTGCTGAAGCAGAACGCCAAGAGCAGGTGTTAAAAGCTCAAGGTACATCTCAGGCTATGCAAGTGTTATTGCAGTCTATGAAAGGTAATCCTCAAGCAAACGAGGCTCTACAATTTTTGTTAGCTCAGAACTATATTTCGATGGGTACGACGATTGGCTCCAGTGGCAGTAGCAAAGTGATGTTTATGGATCCGCGATCGCTGCCTTCAACTCTAGAAGGGCTTAAATCAATTGTTGATAGTCCAGAGACTGGAGATTGGACTAAATAAAAAAAGGCTCGCTTTGCGAGCCTTTTTTTTTATACCGATGGACTAATGGGAATGCGCTTGAGCATGTGATATTTACAGCCTGCGGCAAGAATATGTACTCGCAAGTTATGGATTGTTAAAGGTGCAGCACCACTAACCCATAGTTGATTGCTGTAGGAAACCTCACCAGGATCGACTACGGTGACAGTCCCACGTCCCAAAACGCGCATAGTATTATTTGGCTCAAAGATTGCCACCGTATCTTCATCGATACCGATGCCAATTTTGTCTGGATGTGCCGCGATCGCAGTCATTAGACGAGCCATGCGATTACGGTTATGAAAATGCTGATCAACAATAATTTCAGGCAGTATGTTTAAGCCAGTACTCATGTTTACGAGTTCTTTGTGAGGTGACTCGCCACTACTGCCTCCTGAAATCATGTGATAGCCCATAGCCGCAGCACCAGCACTTGTACCAGCTAAAACCATCCGATGCTGATCAATGCGCTTAGCGATCGTGATTGCAAAGGGAGTATCAGCAATCAAGCCACATAAACGCAACTGGTCACCGCCAGTCATGAAAATGCCTGTAAACCGATCTACTAGAGCCTCGGCTTCGGGATAGTCATCATGAGGACGTTCACGAATATCTAATACTTCAACTACACTTGCACCGAGTTCAGTAAAAATATCATGATAAATTCTCCCGATAATATCAGGTTCTCTTGAGGCGCACGGAATTATAGCAATGCGAGCTTGGGAGCCACCAGAACTTTCTACAAAGGCTTTGAGAATTTTGCGGTCTTGGACTTTATCCTCTCCACCACCAATTACCATTACCGCCGACTTAATAATTTGAGTCATGCCCCTATCT includes:
- a CDS encoding cyanophycinase, which produces MASQQAQKLSQGISLINRLKKFVDQSANMLNLDEDVAIDRGMTQIIKSAVMVIGGGEDKVQDRKILKAFVESSGGSQARIAIIPCASREPDIIGRIYHDIFTELGASVVEVLDIRERPHDDYPEAEALVDRFTGIFMTGGDQLRLCGLIADTPFAITIAKRIDQHRMVLAGTSAGAAAMGYHMISGGSSGESPHKELVNMSTGLNILPEIIVDQHFHNRNRMARLMTAIAAHPDKIGIGIDEDTVAIFEPNNTMRVLGRGTVTVVDPGEVSYSNQLWVSGAAPLTIHNLRVHILAAGCKYHMLKRIPISPSV